The genomic window ATGCCCATTGATTGGTGTTGGCCATTTGGATgtgtggctgaaatcaatggaaCGATACATGTTGGTTGGAGGAAGAGAATGTTTCAGTTGAAGGAGGGAGCGTGGAAGGGAGAGAAGCATGACCTGGGTATTCTCATAGGGagtgtctttgaatgtgaagggaaaggataTGTCATGGAGGGGGGCGGTTTCCATGGAGAATGCAAGAGAAtttatgaatggaaaagtgaaacgagaGATTTGGAATTATTAACTGAAATACCACATGAATATCAACTCGATCACAGATCAGCAATTGGACACAATGGGAACATTTATCTTGTGGGAGGGTGGAGGAGTGATcgagttgattgttttgatattaaAAAGGGAGAATGGGaaccaataaagaaaatgaagaatggACGGTATGAGTGTTCATTGGCTGTGattgatgataaaatgtttgttggaggaggagaggggGCGGGGaattcagttgaatgttttttGATGAAGGAACAAAAGTGGATTGATATCAATCCAACTACAAATTACGAGTGTCAATTGTCCTCATGGAATGGAAAACTTGTCGCAACAGGAGGAGATTGGAAGAGCAATTGTGTTGAATTGTATGATGAATTATCCGGGgattggcttccattgccatCAATGAAGGCAGGACGGAGTTTCAAATGCGCATGTACGAGTACTAGTGCGTAACAATGGGCGGAGAGCCAATGACGTAGCCCTTTTCGCGCACGCGCCTTAAATCAGCCAATGAAGTAAACATTTATCGTTCTATCGAGACCCCGTGAAAGAAAAATGGCTCGGCTAAGATGAGTTCGAATTGGCTAAGCTTGAGATTTGGCAGATCGAAGCTTCAATGAATAAGCTTTGATTTTAGCCCTGACGTATTTTTAGTTGAGGGGGGACGTCATTCGAGAAAAAGCGGTTTGAAAGTTTTAGGACCGCTGAACGCACTAGGAACCGCACGTTTTCTCTATAAATAGcttcaaaaatttaaaaaatcgtaGGGATTTGTAAATGCGCTCGAAAATGGGCTGAATCGTGCCTCAATCGCGCCTAACGACCCACGATGTTTCGAATTTTGCCGAAATATGTTAGGTAAAAACAGCGTCTTTTTAGCTTCAAAGCCAAAGAATACTGCCTTTTATTTATACTACTGGCGTTTTCGGAAAGCTCGGCGACAAAAATGGGAAGTTGTAGACGATACTATTTGTAAGAGGGTCCCCGCCCGATGCGCTTTCGTTTCAGTGAAGCAATGCCATATTTGAGCATTTTCGCCAAAGAAAATGCGCTTGCCAGAGGCTAGATAAGGTAAATTCAGCGCTTTCGGAGAACATTCGAAGGCGGGGAGTAACCCTAACTACGACGCATGCGTGTTTGAAACTCCGTCCTGCCATCAATGAATGAGGGACGATTTGATCATGGTGCATGTgaaacaaaagacaatcaattaGTTGTAGTGGGGGGATGGGGTGCAAAGAACTCACTTGAATGTTTGAAATTGTAATTGTGCTTTTGAGATCCAATTaaaatatcacgtgaccattCCATTCTTGTTTCTCCGTTACTTAGAAGACCGAAGAATCACTCCAATTTCACCGCCGCTGCTCTTTgactcgttctctttccaCCGAAAAGAATTCAAATATTTCACGTCGCGGAAAAACAGCGCCGGCGAACCGACGAAAAACAGAGACGATATTGTGTAAATCCTATACCAATTCTAATGTGCAAGAATTTACTTATTGAGCGTAAATCGTCGATGGAAATTCAGCTGATTCTTTGGCCGCCGAACGAATAATTAAGCGCGCGCTACAATCCGAATCCCGGATGTATTATTAATTGAAAAGATGACGCCATTTGCCTTACACTTACACGAATAGtttaatattattaattattttgaaaCATTTTTTGGAACGTAGTCCTCATCCGAATCATTATCAATAGaacctttctctttttcatctgAACGACCAGCTGTTGCAGAAATTGTAGCAGCTTCTCTTTGTCGTTTCTACAACGATGCAACGTTACGCGTGCTGTATTACCTTTCCCTCTCAATCTCACAAACCTTTCCAGCACGCAACCAATATGCCCGATTTCTTATTTCTTGACGTCGCGAAAGAACAGAAGACTTCTCATCAGTTTGGCTCTAAAAACTCCGTTTGTCACAAACACAGGGTTTTCTTGGATTAGAACGCACagagtcgtcgttgtcaGAGAACTCACTGTCGCTCTCATCATCTTCTTTCACATGCAaacgtttctccttttcctaaaaaaaacaaaatcaccgttaaaataaagattaattaattaatttattgatttgacCTCTTCGAGTGTTTCAGCTGTCTTTGAATGTTCTCTAACCAACCTAAATCAAAGAACGTCGAATTTTGACACTATTCAACAGGCAGAATATAATAGCCGAACTTCTCTACGTCAGCTGGAAGACTCGCATTTGCAACAGAAAGAGCTGGAGTGAGATGAGTGCGACCATCAAGAAGAAACgcctctttcgctttctcatACTCGTCTCCACACAAGggcaacgactacaaaaaaaatattctacGCCACAAATACATTATTTATATTGAGACCATCATGCCTTTAGAAGAGGATTTATAATTGCATCGGCTATGTTGTGATCCGTACACAAAATAGAGGTTAGTGTATCGCGATTGACTATTCCAGATGAAGGGATTTGACTTCCCAGTGTCAACTGACGGGAAACACGTCACcactaaaaattaataataacaAATAATTTTCTGACCTCAGAAGGTGTGAAGGTGTAATAATACGCTCGCTTCAAGTGCAAAACTCTCAGAACGTATTCGACGTCATAGTGCTAAAATAAAcgcaaataattaaataaaaagtaTGCAGTTTATTTGCTGACCGTCTCTGCGTGCATTCGATCTCGAAAAGAATCCAATGCAAGTCTTAGGGACTCTGTGACTCTAATCTACACATTGATTTATCTCCTATTATTTAGAGagtatttttcatttttatcaCTTTTGTTTCTGCCCGTATTGGCTGAGTGCCGTAAATGCTATAGAGAGCGTAAACAGCTCCGACTCGAACCGGAAGTTCGTGCTCCGACTTGGGCGAGAAGAATCCGAGGAAAATTTGCAACAAAGCGTCGACtgtctaaaaagaaatatcATCGAtcgtgatgacgtcatcacgcAGTgaattaactaattaatttaccccgattcttttcttctgttttctcACCGCGCTgcacctaagaaaaaagattccTTCTCAGGTCTTCGAGACGGAAAATGTTTGCTACGTACAGCAGAAGAATGCCAAAGTTCATGTTCGACCACACTTTCGCGAAATCCGAGAAGCGCAACGATTGCATTCTGTCGTATTCGGTCAATAGCTTTTGGCAATCGGTACTCAACGCTTGCAAAACGTTCGTCGGTGCCTGAAAGCTGGCCATCGTGATTTTCAGGTCGAAatcttagcgcgctttgTTTTACGTCACGCAAGTAGAAATGGATCTCGATCCTGTCAAAAAGCAACGAATCTATAACGTCGTCGGAGCCATTAAGACTATCGTACACTGGGGATTCATTCCCATGATACTTTACTTAGGTGAGCCCCCTCAAAATTGGAGACGCTGCGCACGAGctatttttctctctttccatAGGCATCCGCAGAGGCCAAACAGATCCAAACCTACCTCCGGTATCATGGTCAAGGTAAAGAGTCTTATTTGGGCTTGGGCACGATGATAGATCCCTAAAGAGATCCGATCTGAAAACACTAGCACGCTAAATACCACACCGATTCGCCAAATACTAATACAATAACACGAATGTGCATCGTAGAAGCTTTCAAAACAGTAGAACCCTTCTTTGGCGAAGGCATGTATTATGACCCCCTTCTCAATCCCAGATGAAAAAAGTGAACAAAGAAGTTTCAGAAACTCCTTTGCTCATACGAGTTCCAAAAAGTTATATGGGTTCCACGCCATATACCATGTAAAACAGAACTCTGAGCTATTGGTTGAGAGTGAGAGATGGCATATATGCCTTTAGAAAGATTCGATTCTCCCTCTCTTCCTCCCTCCCACCCACCACAATATTGTCTGTAGTCTGCTCTCGCGCCTCCAGCATCGCTTGGGGGTCTGTTTCTTCCCACTCGTTTCTCACCCCTAGGCGTCCCTTGGGGGAACAAAACAAGTGGGAGGAAAGGCAACTGGCGTG from Oscarella lobularis chromosome 1, ooOscLobu1.1, whole genome shotgun sequence includes these protein-coding regions:
- the LOC136194317 gene encoding uncharacterized protein, translated to MSSLIDKRWESIVRDQFDDLVRALDPDSFLDRLFRTKLVTKEEYSRARSMTSREEKSRALLSDILPRKGKKSYDQFVTIVRETEGQKDVAEVLGRETRSSAAGEEENKQLKRKVAELEKKRAKSELTNIGLRNKIGRWDGGHLKWKQFEPNMPIDWCWPFGCVAEINGTIHVGWRKRMFQLKEGAWKGEKHDLGILIGSVFECEGKGYVMEGGGFHGECKRIYEWKSETRDLELLTEIPHEYQLDHRSAIGHNGNIYLVGGWRSDRVDCFDIKKGEWEPIKKMKNGRYECSLAVIDDKMFVGGGEGAGNSVECFLMKEQKWIDINPTTNYECQLSSWNGKLVATGGDWKSNCVELYDELSGDWLPLPSMKAGRSFKCACTSTSA
- the LOC136194336 gene encoding snRNA-activating protein complex subunit 1-like, which encodes MASFQAPTNVLQALSTDCQKLLTEYDRMQSLRFSDFAKVWSNMNFGILLLCSAVRKQKKRIGTVDALLQIFLGFFSPKSEHELPVRVGAVYALYSIYGTQPIRAETKIRVTESLRLALDSFRDRMHAETHYDVEYVLRVLHLKRAYYYTFTPSELTLGSQIPSSGIVNRDTLTSILCTDHNIADAIINPLLKSLPLCGDEYEKAKEAFLLDGRTHLTPALSVANASLPADVEKLVREHSKTAETLEEEKEKRLHVKEDDESDSEFSDNDDSSQTDEKSSVLSRRQEIRNRAYWLRAGKKRQREAATISATAGRSDEKEKGSIDNDSDEDYVPKNVSK